The proteins below come from a single Streptomyces sp. SCSIO 75703 genomic window:
- a CDS encoding lantibiotic dehydratase family protein — MTRRRPTLYEDTGQAMLRAAVHTTEPAMPPWPSSTAPVEEWRAWLRTVWSDTDFRQTVTQASPHLADQLQGIIDGRTPKARRMRRAALATARYAIRYARRSTPFGLFAGVAPLGFGQAASVRVGDEHQVVARPEPDSLEKMLSAWESDAACMADAEVCVNTLIRQRDQHIHVPSEGDAEYRLALSPALRLVLDLARSPVAYRQLTEKLAAEFPAVDGTARDRLLGELLRVRLLRSSLRAPATVADPTDVLPPAARAQAAGLRAACDLRLDAEVRLPEQVLTEVETAATVLARLVTHPNGTLTWRRWIKQFSECYGENTAVPVDVATDPDRGVGFPAGFVTASEPPRPMSRRDRLLLELAGTAAAEGSRTVTVTGAMIEELEAAAGGKPRDAAPHLELAAQVHATSVPALNRGDFRLRVLTVSRSAGSMTGRFWYLFPGIETAYAHLPTVDPEVELAQLSFHAGRVAADLLTRAPQALPRIVSVGEFRRPAPHVLFPRDLAVTVTDGRPQLVESATGKPLELLAPTAINFLWNNYTPPMARFLGEISRATSSQVTWFDWGAAWTLPFTPALTYRRTILTTARWKIRSRTLPARTAPLQQWADQLHAWRARFRMPERVLLAEDDQHLPLDLARDIDLDLLRAHLDASPFGIATLHDAPPPDADGWIGGRAHSIVVPLARRS; from the coding sequence ATGACACGGCGACGGCCCACTCTGTACGAGGACACGGGGCAGGCCATGCTGCGCGCCGCGGTGCACACGACCGAGCCCGCCATGCCGCCCTGGCCGTCATCCACGGCGCCCGTGGAAGAGTGGCGCGCGTGGCTGCGCACGGTGTGGTCCGACACCGACTTCCGCCAGACCGTGACGCAGGCGAGCCCTCACCTCGCCGACCAGCTGCAGGGCATCATCGACGGCCGCACACCGAAGGCGCGCCGGATGCGCCGGGCGGCGCTGGCCACCGCCCGCTACGCCATCCGCTACGCCCGCCGCTCCACCCCCTTCGGCCTGTTCGCCGGCGTCGCGCCGCTCGGCTTCGGCCAGGCCGCGTCCGTCCGCGTCGGCGACGAGCACCAGGTCGTGGCTCGCCCCGAGCCGGACAGCCTCGAGAAAATGCTCAGCGCCTGGGAGAGCGACGCGGCGTGCATGGCCGACGCCGAGGTCTGCGTCAACACCCTGATCCGGCAGCGCGACCAGCACATCCACGTACCGTCCGAGGGCGACGCCGAGTACCGCCTGGCTCTGAGCCCCGCACTGCGTCTCGTACTCGACCTGGCCCGATCACCCGTCGCGTACCGCCAGTTGACAGAGAAGCTGGCTGCGGAGTTCCCCGCCGTGGACGGCACCGCGCGTGACCGGCTGCTCGGTGAACTGCTGAGGGTGCGGCTGTTGCGCTCGTCGCTGCGTGCGCCCGCCACCGTCGCCGATCCCACCGACGTCTTACCGCCTGCGGCGCGCGCTCAGGCAGCCGGCCTGCGGGCCGCGTGCGACCTGCGGCTGGACGCCGAGGTGCGGCTGCCCGAGCAGGTGCTGACCGAAGTGGAGACCGCGGCGACCGTCCTGGCCCGCCTGGTCACCCATCCGAACGGGACACTGACCTGGCGTCGGTGGATCAAGCAGTTCTCCGAGTGCTACGGCGAGAACACTGCGGTGCCGGTGGACGTGGCCACGGACCCCGACCGGGGCGTGGGCTTCCCGGCCGGGTTCGTCACAGCGAGCGAACCCCCTCGGCCGATGTCCCGGCGGGACCGCCTGCTGCTGGAGCTGGCCGGCACCGCCGCCGCCGAAGGCAGCCGCACCGTCACGGTGACCGGGGCGATGATCGAGGAACTGGAAGCAGCGGCCGGCGGCAAGCCTCGCGACGCGGCGCCCCACCTCGAACTGGCCGCACAGGTCCACGCCACCTCCGTCCCTGCCTTGAACCGGGGTGACTTCCGGCTTCGTGTGCTGACCGTCTCTCGCTCAGCCGGGTCGATGACCGGTCGGTTCTGGTACCTCTTCCCCGGCATCGAGACGGCGTACGCGCATCTGCCCACCGTCGATCCGGAGGTGGAACTCGCGCAGCTCTCCTTCCACGCCGGACGGGTGGCGGCCGACCTGCTCACCCGCGCGCCCCAGGCCCTGCCCCGGATCGTGAGCGTCGGCGAATTCCGCCGCCCCGCCCCGCACGTCCTCTTCCCCCGCGACCTCGCGGTCACCGTCACCGACGGCCGCCCCCAGCTGGTGGAATCCGCGACGGGCAAGCCGCTGGAGCTACTGGCCCCCACCGCCATCAACTTTCTGTGGAACAACTACACCCCGCCGATGGCCCGCTTCCTCGGTGAGATCAGCAGGGCCACTTCCTCGCAGGTGACCTGGTTCGACTGGGGCGCCGCCTGGACCCTGCCCTTCACCCCGGCCCTCACCTACCGGCGCACTATCCTCACCACCGCTCGGTGGAAGATCCGCAGCCGCACGCTGCCCGCCCGCACCGCACCACTCCAGCAGTGGGCAGACCAACTCCACGCCTGGCGTGCCCGGTTCCGGATGCCGGAGCGGGTCCTGCTCGCCGAGGACGACCAGCATCTGCCCCTCGACCTCGCTCGCGACATCGACCTGGACCTCCTGCGCGCGCACCTGGACGCCAGCCCCTTCGGCATCGCCACCCTGCACGACGCGCCCCCGCCGGACGCCGACGGGTGGATCGGCGGCCGGGCCCACAGCATCGTCGTCCCCCTGGCCAGGCGCTCATGA
- a CDS encoding FxLD family lanthipeptide, with the protein MTAIQAERPTAPAQANLAKTDDDPFQLDITFIEGTPATETVLMCSTGDTCGSSCPSACTTS; encoded by the coding sequence ATGACCGCCATCCAGGCCGAGAGGCCGACCGCTCCCGCGCAGGCGAACCTCGCGAAGACCGATGACGACCCGTTCCAGCTCGACATCACCTTCATCGAGGGCACGCCGGCGACCGAGACGGTCCTGATGTGCAGCACGGGTGACACCTGCGGCAGCTCCTGCCCCAGCGCCTGCACCACCTCGTAA